In the Brienomyrus brachyistius isolate T26 chromosome 20, BBRACH_0.4, whole genome shotgun sequence genome, one interval contains:
- the LOC125715855 gene encoding metal transporter CNNM1, which produces MAADAAAARPAIRILQPRSLPLLLIFAACFPSAALGLLGFRPEDTGGGLSVEDGVLKATEGTRFMLRVYYSVSPQRLNRTLSGRANAATAPWIAFIEEPSPGREGQVHPKRNLCVDKTARTSDIEVLGSFKSASSQNSVLVELLAKELRRGEKIKYYSMCAFDGTKWEHFRTRDFWLAVVERSPEADLWLQVLISVLLLALSALFSGLNLSLLALDPVELQVLQNSGTDKEQKYAKKIESVRKHGNYVLCTLLLGNALINTSLAVWMCQILGMTWLSTAICTFVIFFIGEILPHSVASRHGLAIASKTIWVTRLLMVISFPISYPISKLLDIILHQEISNFYTREKLLEMLRVTDPYHDLVKEELNIIQGALELRTKTVEDVLTPLNDCFMLASDAVLDFNTMSEVMQSGYTRIPVYENERSCIVDILFVKDLAFVDPDDCTPLKTITQFYKHPMHCVFNDTKLDAMLEEFKKGKSHLAIVQRVNNEGEGDPFYEVMGIVTLEDVIEEIIKSEILDETDLYTDNRTKRRVSHHERKQQDFSIFKLSENEMKVKISPQLLLATHRFLSTEVEPFKVAYLSEKILLRLLKHPSVVQELKFDEKNKRAPQHFLFQRNKPVDYFVLVLQGRVEVEFGKEALRFENGAFAYYGVPAIMPTLSTVHRSPSRSSGLNRSDSMIYGGSSGQLNCSSGTYLPDYTVRQLTDLQIIKITRSHYQNALTATRMDSSPQTPDMDAHMNGGSTPAQTPAPTPETPAPDGSPGQLPVPRELRPCSGRARQHQAVIPHITTVLNEKNRIVRSKSDGQKSPSDSVFLRMDEIPYIREDRSESEEQHGEIYEAAVVPVETDLDASPFISTLSLSASEETLGKKLLLKLSNKKRKKSRDGDKTPEDNPEQPLVKS; this is translated from the exons ATGGCTGCGGATGCTGCGGCTGCTCGCCCCGCGATCCGCATCCTTCAGCCGCGCTCCCTGCCCTTGCTCCTGATTTTCGCAGCGTGCTTCCCCAGCGCGGCACTCGGCTTACTTGGCTTTCGCCCGGAGGACACCGGAGGGGGGCTGTCCGTGGAGGACGGGGTGCTGAAAGCGACCGAGGGGACGCGGTTTATGCTGCGTGTGTACTACTCGGTGTCCCCCCAGAGGCTGAACAGGACCCTTAGCGGTCGAGCCAATGCGGCCACTGCACCGTGGATCGCGTTCATCGAGGAGCCTAGCCCGGGTAGAGAGGGGCAGGTCCATCCGAAACGGAACCTCTGCGTGGACAAAACCGCTCGGACCTCCGACATAGAGGTGCTGGGATCTTTCAAGTCCGCCTCCAGCCAGAATTCTGTCCTGGTGGAGCTGCTCGCCAAAGAACTGCGCAGAGGTGAGAAAATAAAATACTACTCAATGTGTGCATTCGACGGCACCAAGTGGGAGCACTTTAGGACTAGAGATTTCTGGCTGGCCGTCGTGGAGCGCTCCCCGGAAGCCGACCTCTGGCTTCAGGTGCTGATCTCGGTGCTGCTGCTGGCGCTTTCGGCGCTTTTTAGCGGGCTGAACTTGAGTCTGCTCGCGCTGGACCCCGTGGAGCTCCAAGTGCTGCAAAACAGCGGCACGGATAAGGAGCAGAAGTACGCGAAGAAGATCGAATCGGTGCGAAAGCACGGAAACTACGTGCTCTGTACGCTCCTCTTGGGCAACGCGCTTATCAACACCTCTTTGGCGGTTTGGATGTGTCAGATTTTGGGCATGACTTGGTTATCTACCGCCATATGCACGTTCGTCATTTTCTTCATCGGCGAGATCCTTCCACACTCCGTGGCCTCCCGACATGGGCTGGCGATCGCCTCCAAAACCATCTGGGTGACTCGTCTGCTAATGGTCATTTCGTTCCCCATCTCCTACCCGATCAGCAAACTACTAGACATCATCCTGCACCAGGAAATAAGCAACTTTTACACGCGCGAAAAGTTGCTGGAGATGCTGCGGGTGACCGACCCATATCACGACTTGGTGAAGGAGGAGCTGAACATAATCCAGGGAGCCCTGGAGCTCAGGACCAAGACGGTGGAGGATGTGCTGACGCCGCTGAACGACTGCTTTATGCTGGCGTCCGACGCCGTGCTGGACTTCAACACCATGTCGGAGGTCATGCAGAGCGGCTACACGCGCATCCCCGTGTATGAGAACGAGCGATCGTGCATCGTGGACATCCTGTTCGTCAAGGACCTGGCCTTCGTGGACCCTGACGACTGCACCCCCCTGAAGACCATCACACAGTTTTACAAGCATCCCATGCACTGCGTCTTTAACGACACCAAGCTGGACGCTATGCTGGAGGAATTCAAGAAAG GAAAATCTCACCTGGCCATCGTGCAGCGGGTCAACAACGAAGGCGAGGGGGACCCCTTCTATGAAGTGATGGGCATCGTCACCCTGGAGGACGTCATCGAGGAGATCATCAAATCCGAGATCCTGGATGAGACTGACCTGTACA CCGACAACCGAACCAAGCGGAGGGTGTCACACCACGAGAGGAAGCAGCAGGACTTCTCCATATTCAAGCTGTCGGAGAACGAGATGAAGGTGAAGATCTCTCCGCAGCTCCTTCTGGCCACCCACCGCTTCCTGTCCACAG AGGTGGAGCCCTTTAAGGTGGCCTACCTGTCTGAGAAAATACTCCTGCGTCTGCTGAAGCACCCCAGTGTGGTGCAGGAGCTCAAGTTCGACGAGAAGAACAAGCGGGCGCCGCAGCACTTCCTGTTCCAACGCAACAAGCCCGTGGACTACTTCGTCCTAGTGCTACAG ggTCGCGTGGAGGTGGAGTTCGGCAAGGAGGCCCTGCGCTTCGAGAACGGGGCGTTCGCATACTACGGCGTGCCCGCCATCATGCCGACGCTCTCCACAG TCCACAGGTCCCCCTCCCGCAGCAGTGGACTCAACCGCTCTGACTCCATGATCTACGGTGGCAGCAGTGGGCAGCTGAACTGCAGCTCAGGGACCTACCTGCCCGACTACACCGTGCGGCAGCTCACCGACCTGCAGATCATCAAG atcaccCGTAGCCACTACCAAAATGCCCTGACGGCCACGCGAATGGACAGCTCGCCACAGACGCCGGACATGGACGCCCACATGAACGGGGGCAGCACGCCTGCGCAGacgcccgcccccacccccgagaCGCCCGCGCCGGACGGCAGCCCCGGCCAGCTGCCCGTGCCCCGGGAGCTCCGCCCCTGCTCGGGCCGCGCCCGCCAGCACCAGGCCGTCATCCCGCACATCACCACGGTGCTCAATGAGAAGAACCGCATCGTCC GCAGCAAGTCAGACGGCCAGAAGAGCCCCAGTGACTCAGTGTTCCTGCGGATGGATGAGATCCCTTACATCCGGGAAGACCGCTCCGAGAGCGAAGAGCAACACGGTGAGATTTATG AAGCCGCCGTCGTTCCCGTGGAGACGGACCTCGACGCGTCTCCCTTCATCAGCACCTTGTCGCTCAGCGCCTCAGAGGAAACACTGGGGAAGAAGCTACTGCTCAAACTGA GCAACAAGAAGCGGAAAAAGTCTCGCGATGGAGACAAGACTCCAGAGGACAACCCGGAACAACCTCTGGTGAAATCCTAG
- the got1 gene encoding aspartate aminotransferase, cytoplasmic yields the protein MSVFSEVPQAAPVAVFKLTADFREDTDPRKVNLGVGAYRTDDCQPWVLPVVKKVEQMIVEDQSLNHEYLPILGLPEFRSSSSKIALGEESPAIKEKRVGGVQCLGGTGALKVGAEFLRRWYNGNNNTGTPVYVSTPTWENHNGVFTDAGFQDIRTYRYWEPEKRGLALAGFLADLENAPERSIILLHACAHNPTGTDPTQEEWMQIADVMKRRSLFPFFDSAYQGFASGSLEKDAWAVRYFVSQGFEIFCAQSFSKNFGLYNERVGNLTVVASDGENLARVLTQMEKIVRTTWSNPPSQGARLVAVTLTTPELFEEWKGNVKTMADRVLLMRAQLKAKLQALGTPGTWDHITQQIGMFSFTGLNPKQVEFLIKEKHIYLMASGRINMCGLTSKNMDYVAESIHEAVTKIP from the exons ATGTCGGTGTTCAGCGAAGTCCCGCAAGCCGCACCCGTGGCTGTTTTCAAGCTCACGGCAGACTTTCGGGAGGACACCGACCCGAGAAAGGTCAACTTGGGTGTAGGAG CTTACAGGACAGATGACTGCCAGCCGTGGGTGCTGCCTGTGGTGAAGAAGGTAGAGCAGATGATTGTGGAGGACCAGAGCCTCAATCACGAGTACCTGCCCATCCTGGGGCTGCCAGAATTTCGTTCTAGTTCATCCAAGATTGCTTTGGGGGAGGAGAGCCCTGCCATCAAAGAGAAGCGG GTGGGAGGTGTCCAGTGCCTGGGAGGTACTGGGGCCCTGAAGGTTGGAGCAGAGTTTCTTCGACGCTGGTACAACGGCAATAACAACACAGGAACGCCCGTCTATGTGTCGACACCGACGTGGG agaACCACAATGGTGTGTTCACTGATGCTGGATTCCAGGACATCCGGACGTACAGGTACTGGGAGCCCGAGAAGCGTGGGCTGGCTCTGGCCGGCTTCCTGGCTGACCTGGAG aatgctCCGGAACGTTCCATCATCCTGCTACACGCCTGCGCCCACAACCCGACCGGCACTGACCCCACCCAGGAGGAGTGGATGCAGATTGCAGATGTGATGAAG AGGCGGAGTCTCTTCCCCTTCTTTGACTCCGCCTACCAAGGCTTCGCCTCTGGGAGCCTGGAGAAGGATGCCTGGGCTGTCCGTTACTTTGTCTCCCAGGGCTTTGAGATCTTCTGTGCTCAGTCCTTCTCCAAGAACTTTGGACTGTACA ACGAGAGAGTGGGGAACCTCACTGTTGTGGCCAGCGATGGCGAGAACCTGGCCCGTGTCCTGACCCAGATGGAGAAGATCGTCAGGACCACTTGGTCCAACCCCCCTTCGCAGGGTGCCCGTCTAGTCGCTGTCACACTGACCACGCCGGAGCTGTTTGAGGAATG GAAGGGCAACGTGAAAACCATGGCGGACAGGGTTCTGCTGATGAGGGCGCAGCTGAAGGCCAAGCTACAGGCCCTGGGGACCCCTGGCACCTGGGACCACATCACCCAGCAGATCGGCATGTTCAGCTTCACCGGCCTCAACC CTAAGCAAGTCGAGTTCCTGATCAAGGAGAAGCACATCTACCTGATGGCGAGCGGTCGCATCAACATGTGCGGCCTGACCAGCAAGAACATGGACTACGTGGCCGAGTCCATCCATGAGGCTGTCACCAAGATCCCGTAG